From the genome of Acidimicrobiales bacterium:
ACTAGTTGACCGGCACGTACCCGTTGGGCGGCAGCTCGTCGGGCACGTTGCCGCCGCGGGCGCGGATCCGGTCGTGCGGCTCGTCGAAGTGCCAGCGGTGGCCTTCGAGATCGCTCGCCTCGTAGCGGCGCGACCCGTACCAGGCGTCCTCCAACTCCATCGTGATCGTCGCGCCCTGGGAGACGGCGTTGGCGTAGTGGGCGTCGATGTCGTCGACGTCGACGTTGATCATCACCGACGCACCGCCCGCTTCCAGCGGGCTCACGATGTGGTGGATGTCCTCGTTGGAGTGACCGATCATCACGAGCCCGCTGCCGAACTGCAGCCAGGCGAGCATGTGATCGTCGGGCGTCGTGCCGCCGATGCGTGCCTCGCGTCGCTCCTGGAAGCCGAACACCCGCGTGAGCCACTCGAGGGCGGCGTGCTCGTCGCGGTAGGCGAGCCGCGGGTACATGCGCGGGACTTCTGCGGTCGGCATGGTGTTGGTGCCCACGATCGTGGTCATGAGTCGCTCCTTCTGTCGGGTGAAAACGTTGGCGTGCGTAAGGAGTTCGCCGCGGACGGACGCGAGTTCGCGCAATCTTCCGCGTGCCCGGTTGAGGCGCGAGCGCACGGTGCCGACCGGGACGGCCAGCGCCGCCGCGATGTCGTCGTAGCTCAACCCTTCCCAGGCAGAGAGCACGAGCGTGTCGCGTTCGCCGTCGGGCAGCGCTTCGATGGCGGCGCGCACGTCAGGCAGCACCGCCGCGGCGTACAGGGTGTCGGTCACGCGCTCGGCGAGGTCGTTCTCGTCGTCGACACCCAGGCGAGCCACGGCGCGGTCGCGCCGCACCGCGTTGCGATTGCGCCGGGCGATCAGGTTCGTGGCGATGCCGTAGAGCCAGGGTCGGGCATCGGCGCGGTCCATGTCGAACGAAGCGCGGCGTTCGAAGGCGATGCGGAATACCTCACCGGTCAGGTCGTCGGCGTCGGAAGGGCCGATGCGGCGCACGAGGTAGCGATAGACGGTTGTGGCGTGCCGGTCGAACACCGCTCCGAACGCTTCGGGCGTCACCAGCGACGCGGCGATGGTGTCCGCATCGGTGCCCACAACAGCGATATTGCCCGCAGGGCGTCCGAAGTTCGCACAATGTTCGCGTGGACTGGCTGAACGAGCTCGGTGACACCATCGCCATGGGCACCCGCGTGCTCGACGGTCCGCTCTTCCTGCGCGACGCCGATTACGCCCGCGACGTCGCCGAAAAGCAGCGACTGACCACCGAACGCCATGAAGAGGTGTTCGCCGCGCTCGACACGCCGGCCGTGCGCGCCGCGTCGCGTGAAGTGCTGGCCCTCACGGGCACCGACGACGACGACGACGGGCTGCACCCGCTCGACGCCGCCGGCCGGCGGGTACAAGAAGACCTGTGTCTGCTCGTGCTGCGCGACGGCGCCCCGCACCTCGACGCCGCGTCGCTGTGCTTCCCGTCGTACTGGCGCCTCGCCGACAAGTTGGGCCGCTCCCTCGCCGACGTCCACGGGCCGGTGCCGCACTACCGCGACCGTCTCGCCGAGCGCGTCGACAGTTTCCTGACGCGCCTGGCGCCCGGGCGCGCCGTATGGCGGCGCAACTGGAGCATCCACGACGACCCGACCTACTTCCTGCCCAGCGAGGGGCCGCCCCGTCCCAACGCGCGCGTGCCCGACGACCTCTACCTGCGCAGTGAACGCCAAGTGCTCTTGCGCCTGTCGACGTCCGCCTCCGTCCTCTTCACGATCCGGACCCAGCAGGTGCCGCTCGCGGCGCTGGGCACGCGGCCCGACGTGGCGCGCCGGCTCGCCACGGTGATCGACGGCTGGTCGCCTGACCTCGTCGCCTACAAGGGCGGTCACGGGGCGACCGCCGCGCGTGCTTGGCTTGCATCCCGATGACAGCTGAGGACGCACCGATCACGTCGCTGCTGTCGCGGGTGCTCGTCGCCCTCACCATCGAGACCGACAACGAGTTCGAGCATCGCGTTCCGCACTTCACGTCGAACCACGGCGCCACGCCCGGCGGCGGCGTGTGGCTGGCGTCCTACGCCACCTACGCCAACTTCCTGCGCTTCGTGGGCGACGCCGGGATCGCGATGGGCGAGCTCGCCACCCGCGCCGGGTACCCGCCGCCGGTGCACCCGGCGTGGCACGGCATGCGGCGCTGGGGCTACGTCACCTACACCCCTGACATCGCGGGGCCGAGTCCCAGGAAGGCCGACAGCGACGCGGTGGTGCGCGCCACCGCGATGGGCGCGCGGGCGCGCGACACGTGGGTGGCGGTCCTCGACGATCTGGCGGCGCGGTGGTCGGCGCGCGGGCTCGACGCGTTGCAGGCGGCGCTCATCCCGATCGTCGCCGACGTCGAGCGGCCGTTGCCGGAGTACGTGCCCACCGTCGAGTGGGGCCGCCGGCAGCCACAGCTGCTGCAACCCGTCAGCCGGCCGCCGATCGAGCTGAACCTGCTCGGGCTGCTGGCCCAGTTACTCACCGCCATGACCTACGACTTCGAGGCGAAGACGCCGCTGTCGCTGGCCACCTTCGCCGGGTTGCTGGAGCCGCTCGGGGATGAACCGGTCCCGACGCGCCACCTGTACGAGCGGACGGGGATCGCCACCAAGGAGTGGAGCTCGGCGATGAAGCAACTGGCCGAAGAGGGCCTCGTCGACGTCGGCGGTAAGCCGAAGACGATTGCGTTGACGGAGGAAGGTGCCGCCGTGTGCGCCGAAGCGAGGCGGCTACGCGCGGATGTCGAAACCGCCTGGGCCAAGCAGCACGGACCGTCGTGGGAGCACCTGCGCCATGAGCTCGCGCGCGTCGTCGCCGACGCGTGGGACTGGACCGAGCCGTATCCCGACAACTGGCGCTCGAGGGTGAAGGTGCCGCGTCGTTTGGCGGGCCACCCCGTCGTCAGCCACCGTGGCGGCTACCCCGACGGCAGCTAGAGCTGGGGCATCACTTCGGACGCGATCAGCTCGAGCTGATCGACGTCGGTGAAGTCGTGTAACTGCAAGTACGTCGTGGTGGCGCCGATGGCGCCGTAGGCACCGATGCGGTCGACGACTTCGGCGACGCTGCCTGCCAACGCGTTCTGCTTCATGTGCTCGACGGGTTGCCCGACCTTGGCGGCACGCGCCGCGACCTCCTCGTCGGAGCGCCCGACCGCGATGGCGAGCGCAATCGAGTACTCGACCGACGTGCCCCGGGCCGCGCACGCGTCGCGCACGCGGGCGTAGGCGATTGTGGCGATGTCAGGTCCGATGAAGCCGATGTTGAATTCGTCGGCGTAGGTGGCGGCGAGGCGCGGCGTGCGCTTGGCGCCGAAGCCGCCGATCACGATGCGGGGCCGCACGACGGGTTTGGGCAGCGCCGGCGAATCGACGACGGAATAGTGCTTGCCGCTGAACGAGAAACTCTCGCCCGCCGGCGTGTCCCAGAGGCCGGTGATGATTGCCAGTTGCTCCTCGAGGCGCTCGAAGCGCTCGCCGAGGTCCGGGAACGGGATGGCGTAGGCGGCGTGCTCGTCGCCGTACCAGCCGGCGCCGATGCCGAGCTCGGCCCGGCCTGCGCTCATGTCGGCGACGTTGGCGACCGAGATGGCGAGCGGGCCCGGATGCCGGAACGTGATCGGGGTCACCAGCGTGCCGAGTTTGACCCGCGTCGTGTCGCGCGCCAGGCCGCCGAGGGTCACCCACGCGTCGGACGGTCCGGGCAGGCCGTCAGCCGCGCCCATCTTCATGTAGTGATCGGACCGGAAGAACGCGTCGAAGCCGAGGTCGTCGGCGGCGACGGCGACGCGCCGCAGGTCGTCGTACGACGCGCCTTGCTGGGGCTCGGTGAAGATGCGCAGCTTCATGGCGTGCGTGTCTAGTACGCGACGAACCGGGCGCGACC
Proteins encoded in this window:
- a CDS encoding DUF3445 domain-containing protein; the protein is MDWLNELGDTIAMGTRVLDGPLFLRDADYARDVAEKQRLTTERHEEVFAALDTPAVRAASREVLALTGTDDDDDGLHPLDAAGRRVQEDLCLLVLRDGAPHLDAASLCFPSYWRLADKLGRSLADVHGPVPHYRDRLAERVDSFLTRLAPGRAVWRRNWSIHDDPTYFLPSEGPPRPNARVPDDLYLRSERQVLLRLSTSASVLFTIRTQQVPLAALGTRPDVARRLATVIDGWSPDLVAYKGGHGATAARAWLASR
- a CDS encoding sigma-70 family RNA polymerase sigma factor, with the translated sequence MGTDADTIAASLVTPEAFGAVFDRHATTVYRYLVRRIGPSDADDLTGEVFRIAFERRASFDMDRADARPWLYGIATNLIARRNRNAVRRDRAVARLGVDDENDLAERVTDTLYAAAVLPDVRAAIEALPDGERDTLVLSAWEGLSYDDIAAALAVPVGTVRSRLNRARGRLRELASVRGELLTHANVFTRQKERLMTTIVGTNTMPTAEVPRMYPRLAYRDEHAALEWLTRVFGFQERREARIGGTTPDDHMLAWLQFGSGLVMIGHSNEDIHHIVSPLEAGGASVMINVDVDDIDAHYANAVSQGATITMELEDAWYGSRRYEASDLEGHRWHFDEPHDRIRARGGNVPDELPPNGYVPVN
- a CDS encoding LLM class F420-dependent oxidoreductase, encoding MKLRIFTEPQQGASYDDLRRVAVAADDLGFDAFFRSDHYMKMGAADGLPGPSDAWVTLGGLARDTTRVKLGTLVTPITFRHPGPLAISVANVADMSAGRAELGIGAGWYGDEHAAYAIPFPDLGERFERLEEQLAIITGLWDTPAGESFSFSGKHYSVVDSPALPKPVVRPRIVIGGFGAKRTPRLAATYADEFNIGFIGPDIATIAYARVRDACAARGTSVEYSIALAIAVGRSDEEVAARAAKVGQPVEHMKQNALAGSVAEVVDRIGAYGAIGATTTYLQLHDFTDVDQLELIASEVMPQL